The Halorhabdus rudnickae region TCGACTCTCTCACGCGGTCGTTCGCCTTTCGTGACCGGCAGATCACGCTCGATAATCTCGTTTGTCCGCTCTTCGATCGCTTCGAGATCCTCGTCGTCGAAGTCCGCGGGTTCGAAGTCGATCCGCGAGAAGTCGGCGTGGATCTGGTTGCCCGCTGTCGTCGCGTCGTATTCTTCGAGGACGACCCGCGAGAGAACGTGCTGGGCGGTGTGCATGCGTCGGTGTGCCTCTCGGCGCTCCTCGTCGATGTGTCCCGTGACGGTCTCGCCGTTCGCTGGGAGATCACCTGCAACATCGTCGATCTCGTGGTGGATCTCGCCGTGGTCCTTTCGAACGTCGACGACCGCCGCGCTACCGTCGTTCCATTCGAGTGTGCCACGGTCGGCCGGCTGACCGCCGCCTTCGGGATAGAAGTACGTTCCCTCGAGGACGATTGCGTCCTCACTCGCCTCGAGGACGGTCGCCTCGAATTCGGTCACGTCGTCGGCGTCGGGCAGGTACAACAGATCAGCCATGGAGACTCATTCGTGAGTTGGCCCTACAAACGTTCCCGTGGGCGGGCCGGCCTCGGTGGTCCCGCCGGATTCTCACGCGCCGGGAGTCCACCCCGGGACATGAATAGGAAGCCGTCCAATGACCGCCCACCATGGGTTTACGAGCCTTTCTGCAGGCAGAAGACCAGACGACGCTCACCGAACCGGTCGACCCCCGATTCGAACTTCCGGCACTGGCCGTTCAAGCGGAGCGCCAGCCGACCGTCTTCGAGTCCGTCGACGGGTATCCGGACGTCCGTGCGGTCGCCAATACGCTCGGCTCTCGCGAGATGATCGGTCGGGCGCTGGATGTTGCGGCCTCCGATATCGTCGACGCGATGGGATCGGCGATGGACGACCCGCTGGCCGTCGAGGAGACGGCCGAGGCGTCCTTCGAGCACGTTGGGAGCGACCCGGCCATCGACGAGCACGTGCCGATCCCGGTATTCTACGACGAGCACGAACGCCAGTACTTCGCCTCGTCGGTCGTGATCGCTGAAGACCCCGAGACTGGCGTGACCAACTGTTCGTTCCATCGGATGATGTTCGACGAGGGTAACCGACTCGTCATGCGATTGGTCGAGCGCCATCTCCACGATATGTATTCGCGTACGGAGGAAGGTCTCGACGTTGCGATCGTGATGGGCGTCCATCCCGCGGTCGAACTCGCTGCTGCGACCTCCTTTGCGCCCGAGAAGAGCGAACTCGCGCTGGCAAATCGCCTGCTCGACGGCGATCTGACGACCGCCGACGCCGATGGCATCGACGTACCGGCCGACGCCGAGATCGTCATGCGGGCGACGATCACTGACGAACGAGCCGAGGAAGGGCCGTTCGTCGATCTCTCGCGGACCTGGGATCGGACTCGACAGCAGCCCGTCGTGACGGTCGACGATCTCTACATGCGGCCCGATCCCTACGCCCGGATCATCGTCCCCGGGCGGACCGAACACGCCCACCTGATGGGGATCCCACAGGAACCCCGGATCTACCGGATCGTCGAGAACACCGTCCCGACGGTCGAGAACGTCGTGCTGACGCCGGGCGGGTGCTCGTGGCTGCACGGCGTCGTCCAGATCGAAAAGCGCAGCGAGGGCGATCCCAAGAACGCCGGAATGGCCGCGCTCGCGGGTCATCCCTCGATGAAGAAAGTCACCGTCGTCGACAGCGACATCGACGCCGCCGATCCGGCGGCCGTCGAGTGGGCGACGGCGACACGCATGCAACCCGACGAGGACATTACGGTCATCGAGAACGCCAAGGGGTCCTCACTCGACCCCTCACAGGACTACGACCGCGGGACACTCGCGAAGTGGATCGTCGACGCGACTGTGCCCGGCGACCGGGACCGCGCGGACTTCGCCGAGGTGACCGTACCCGGTGCCGAGGAGATCGACCTCGCGGACTACCAGTAATACACCCATGCACCTGACACAGGAAGAAGAGGATCTGCTCGAATCGGACAACGACGCCGTCCGCAAGGCGATGGAACTGCTCGTGAAACTGGGCGACATCTACGGGGCCGAGGAGATGATCGAGATCGAGTCCGCCCAGGCGTCGGGCATCTCCTATAAGTCGATCGGCGATCCCGGCGTCGAGTTCCTCGAAGGGTTCGCCGAGGAGGGAGCCGAGGCGTCGGTTCCCACGTTCGCCAACCCGGCAGGGATGGATCTCGAACGCTGGGAAGAGATGGGCGTAGACGAGGACTTTGCCGACAAGCAGTTCCGAATCAGGGACGCACTTGAAGAGATGGGGATCGTTCTATCCTTTACCTGTACGCCGTATCTCGCGGGCAACCTCCCGCGGCGCGGCCAGCACGTCGCCTGGGCCGAATCCTCTGCGGTCTCCTTTGTTAACAGCGTGGTTGGGGCAAAGACCAACCGCGAGGGCGGTCCCTCCGCGCTCGCGGCGGCGATCACCGGCCGGACGCCGAAGTACGGCCTCCATCTGGAAGAGAACCGCCAGCCGACCTACCGCATCGACGTCGAGGCAGACATCGAGAGTCAGGCCGACTTCGCGGCGCTTGGCTCCTGGACGGGACGACTCGTCGAGGATGGCAAGCCGTACTTCACTGGCATCGACGCCGGGGGAACGGACGAGTTGAAGGCCCTCGGGGCGGCGATGGCTGCGACTGGCGCGGTCGCGCTACACTTCGTCGAGGGTGTGACGACGGAGATGGACCCACCCGAGAACGTCGAGACGGTGACGTTCGGCGAGGGCGAACTCAAAGCGGAGTACGAGGAACTTACGACGGCCGACGATCCGGAACTCGTCGTCATCGGGTGTCCCCACTGCTCGCCCGAGGAGATTCAGGACGTGGCGGCGACTGTTGAGGGCAAGGACCTCACCAGCGATCTGTGGGTCTGTACGAGTGCCTCGGTCAAGACCTGGGCCGACCGTAACGGGCTGACCGAGACGATCGAGGCGGCGGGCGGACGCGTCCTCGCAGACACCTGCAATGTCGTCTCGCCGATCGAGGAACTGGGGTATGAATCCAGCGCGACCGATTCGGCGAAGGCTGCGACCTATCTCCCCGGCTTTTGCAACCAGGACGTGGCGTTCAACGACAAGGAGACGCTGCTGGCGGAGGTGACCGAGTGATGGCGCCGGAATCGAGTGACTCGGCGGCTGTTGAGGAGACGATCGACGCCCAACCAATCACGGACGGCACAGGCCGGGGGGAAGTCATCCGGTCTCCCGTCCCGATCAGTTTCTACGGCGCTGTCGAACCCGAGACCGGCGAGTTCATCGAGGACGGCCATCCGCTGGAAGGCGAGAACATCGCAGGGAAGGTGTTGGTCTTCCCGCGCGGGAAAGGATCGACGGTGGGGTCGTACGTCCTCTACGGACTGGCGAACAACGGGTGTGCGCCCGCCGCCATCGTCAACGAGGAGACCGAAACCATCGTCGCCACGGGGGCAATCCTCGGGGAAATCCCCTGCGTCGATTCACCGGACGCGCCACTGGAGACACTCGAAGACGGCGAGACCGTCGAAGTGGACGCTGAGACGGGCACCATCAGGCGGGTGTAACCGTGGAGCGTGTCGTCGTCGGCGTCACGGGTGCCTCGGGCATCCCGATCGCCGTCCGGGCGGTCGAGGCGCTGGCCGAACACGCTGCGGTCCACACAGTCGTCACCGACGCCGCCGAATCGGTGATGGCCCACGAGTCGGGGTCGCCCGAGGCGACGATAACTCGCCTGCGTGAGGCATCGACCGAGCTGTACGGGGAAAGTGAAGTGGGCGCGCCGGTCGCCTCGGGATCGTTCGACACCGACGGCATGGTGATCGTCCCGGCCTCGATGAACACCGTCTCGGCGGTGGCGACCGGGCGGGCGGACTCGCTGGTGACTCGTGCCGCCGACGTCACGCTGAAGGAATGCCGTCGACTCGTCGTCGTTCCGCGGGAGACGCCGCTCAGCCAGATCCATCTGGAGAATCTGACGAAACTCGCCGAACTGGGCGTCGACGTGGTGCCGCCGATGCTCGGCTTTTACTTCGACCCCGAGGACCCGGCGGACTTCGTCGATCACGTCGTCGGGAAGATTCTCGAACGCTTCGACCTCGATCACGATTGCTACGACCGCTGGGACCCGTCGTGAGTCGGCCGGCTGTCGACTCACCTGCCGGGAACCAGTAGTGTGAACGGATCCCATCATGGACTCGACTGGAAAGGCCCAAGCGCGCGGCTCCGCAAGTTCTGACCGATGGACGTACTGACCCGGCTGGTGGTCATGATCGGACTGCTGGCGGTCGGCGTCGGCCTCCGGGAGGTCGACGTGCTCGATGCTACCCGGGTCGGTTGGCTCAACAGCGTCGCGTTCTACGTCGTCCTGCCGGCGTTGGTGTTCGACTCGACACATACCCAGCCGCTCGGAGAGATCGTTTCGCGGGAACTGTTGGTCGGCGTGGTTGGCGTGGTGATCGCGATGGCGGCGATCGCGGTCACGTTCCACCGGCGCATCGACGCCGACGGGCCGCGGGCTGCGGCCACCGTCCAGTCCTACCACACGAACCTGGGATACATCGGCCTCCCGGTCGTGGCGAGTGCGCTCGGCGAGCGGGCGGCCGCGATCGGCAGCGTCGTCTTGGGGATCGGTGCGCTCGTCCAGATCCCGCTGACTGTGCTACTACTCGTCCGGATCACCGGCAGCGGGACGAACGTCCGCGAGGAGGCGAAACGACTGCTCACCAATCCCGTTTTGATCGCCCTTCTCATCGGGCTGGCGACCACCCAGCTCCCGTTCGCGGTCACGGGCGCGCCCGCCGACGGCGTCGCGTTGGTCGCCGAGGCGGCCCTACCCGTCGCGTTGCTCTGTGTCGGCGGGTCGATCGAACTCGAGTCGATCGACTTCGACCGGTCGATCGTCGGCAGCGTCCTGGCGCTGAAACTGCTGGTTATGCCGGCGGTTGCCTGGCTAGTCTTCGCCGGGCTCGGGGCCGATCCGTGGGCGCTCCGGACGGCTGTCGTCATGTTCGGAGCGCCAGCGGCCGTCTCGACGTTCGTCTACGTCACCGAAATGGGCGGGGATCGACGACTGGCTTCGGTGAACGTCTTTCTCACGACGGTCGCCTCGGCGATCACCCTCTCTGCGTTGCTCGCTGTCGTGCCCTGACGGACACTCCCATTCACGACACGAGTGACCGAACGTCTTCGTCTGCCTCTCGCACGTTCTCAGTCGGTGGGAGTGGACTGTGACTCTTTATGTCCGCCGGGTGGAACAACGGAACGCATGTCCCAAGACATCGTCGACCTGCTCGAGCAGGCGTATCTCGACGAAGTAGAGACCGCGATGAACTACCTCGCCAACGCGATCTATTTAGAGACGGTGCTGGGAGAGACCGTCGCCGAATCGCTCAAGGAGGACGTCGAGGAGGAACTCCATCACGCCGAGGAACTGGGCTATCGGCTGCGGTTCTACGGCGAGGTTCCGCCGGCGTCGGCGGACCTCGAGGTCAACCAGGAGTCGCTCCAGCCGCCCGCCGAGGGCAGTGACGTGCTCGAAGTCGTCGAGGGCGTCATCGAAGCCGAAGAGGACGCCGTCGAGACCTACGAGGCCCTGATTGATGCGGCTGAGGAGGCCGACGATCCCGTCACCGAGGATCTGGCGACCGAACTGCTGGCCGACGAGCAGGCCCACCTCGCGGAGTTCCTCAGCTACCGTAAAGAGTTCGCCTGACGGCTGTCACCGTTTTTCGGCGTATTGGCCCGGGCGAGGTGTACGGCCGCCCACGACCGGCACCAAATCGCCCCGAATCGACCCCGTTTCCCGACGAGATTGATCGATTTGTCTCGTCAGACCGCCGAGATATCGTCGTAGCAGCTCACGAGCTTGGGATAATGGGAAGCTTTTTACTGACGAGAAGGGGTAATTCCCGTGGGTGAAACACTTGCCTGGTAATCGAGCGCCAGACGGCGATCTGGACGCGCGAATCGAACAGTATCGCCAGACGGCAACGGAGGTCCGCAGGGACATCGTCGAGATGGTCTATGCGGCACAGTCGGGCCATCCGGGCGGCTCGCTGTCTGCCGTTGAGTTTCTGCTCTGGTTGTACAACGAGGAATTGAACGTCGATCCCGAGAACCCGACGGATCCGGACCGTGATCGACTCGTCTACAGCAAAGGGCACGCCTGTCCCGTGCTGTACGCACTGCTGGCTCGCTACGACTTCATCGACTGCGATCCAAACGAGGAGTTCCGCCGCCTGGGCGGGGAACTCCCGGGCCACTCCTCGCCGAAGGTCCCCGGCGTCGAGTTCCCGTCGGGATCGCTCGGTCAGGGACTGTCCTACGCCAACGGTCAGGCGATGGGTGCCGACTTCGACGACGCTGACTACGACGTCTACGCCATCCTGGGCGACGGCGAGACCCAGGAAGGCAACATCTGGGAGGCCGCGATGTCGGCCGGCGAGAAGGAACTCGATGTCGTCGCGATCGTCGATCGCAACAGGAAACAGAACGATCTCCCCGTCGCCGAGACGATGGAGATCGATCCGCTGGCCGAGAAGTTCGAGGCTTTCCGGTGGGATACCTGGGAGGTCGACGGTCACGACTTCGAGGAGATCGCCGAGGCCTTCGAAGAGATCAACGAGACCGACGGTCCGCGACTGCTGATCGCCAACACCGTCAAGGGCAACCCAATCGACTTCATGGAGGCCCAGCCCAACGGCTATCACGCTGGCGCGTTGACCGACGACGAATTCGACGAGGCCCTTGAGGAACTCGGCTTCGACCCCGCGACCGTGGAGGTGAGCACCAAATGAGCGAGAAGATTTCGACCCGGAACGGCTTCGGGAACGGACTGTTGCGCGAGGCTGAGGAGCGCGAGGATTTCATCGTCATGGACGCCGACCTGGCCAAATCAACCCGGGGTGGCTGGTTCCGCGACGAGTACCCCGAACGCTGGATCAACGTCGGCATCTCCGAGCAGGACCTCTTTGCGACCGCGGCCGGCATCGCCGAGACCGGCCGGCCGGTCTTTGCCAATACCTTCGCCATCTTCTCCGAGCGTGGCTTCGAGCAGGTGCGCCAGCAGATCGCCCGCCCGAAGCGCAACGTGACCGTCGTCGGCAGCCATGCCGGCGTCATCACGGGCGAGGACGGCCCGAGTGCCCAGACGGTCGAGGACATCTCGGCCTACCGTGGCCTGCCGAACCTGCGCGTCATCTCGCCCGCGGACGCTGTCGAAGCGAACGCGCTCGTGACCGCGCTGGCGGACGACGACGACCCCGCTTACCTGCGGTTGGTTCGTGAGTCCGTCCCCGTCATCCACGACGCCGAGGACTACGAACCGACGATCGGTGAGGGAGAGATCCTCAGCGAGGGCGAGGACGTGACGCTGATGGCCCACGGTGCGATGGTCCACGTCGTCCAGGAAGCCGCCGAAGTCCTCGCCGAGGACGGCATCGACGCCCGCGTCGTCAATATGTCGACGATCAAGCCCCTCGACGAGGAACTCGTCGTCGAGTCCGCCGAGCAGACCGGCGCGATCCTCACCGCCGAGGACCACAACATCTACGGCGGACTGGGCAGCGCCGTCGCCGAAGTGCTCGCCGAGCAGCGCCCGACGCCGATGAAGCGCGTCGGTATCGAAGACGAGTTTGGCACCTCCGGCAACGGGCTGGATCTCTACGACTACTACGGCTTCACTGGCGAGGACATCGCCGAGACGGCGAAAGGGCTATTGGAGTAAGTCCACTAACACAACCGATCATGCGCACATACATTGACTCTGCGTTCGTCGACGAGGTACGAGAAGCCGACGAACTGGGCCTAGTCGACGGGGTCACTACGAACCCGTCGTTGGTCTCCTCGACCGATCGGGAGTACCGGGACATCATCGACGAACTCGACGAGTTCGTCGAGGGACCGATCAGCGTCGAGGTCATCGCCACCGACTACGAGGGGATGCTCGAGGAAGCCCGCGAGTACGACACCTGGGGTGACAACATCGCCGTCAAGCTGCCGATGACGCGCGACGGCATGAAGGCCCTCCAGACCCTTTCGGATGAGGGCGTTCAGACTAACATCACGCTGATATTCTCGGTCAACCAGGCGCTGATCGCCGCCAAGAACGGCGCGACGATGGTTTCGCCGTTCATCGGGCGACTCGACGACAACGGTCACGACGGCGTTGGTCTCATCGAGGACATCCGCGAAGTCTACGACAACTACGACTTCGAGACGGACATCCTCGCGGCGTCGATCCGCAACCCCTACCACGTCCAGGAGGTCGCGAAGGCTGGCGCGGACATCGCGACGCTGCCGCCGGACGTGGCCGACTCGATGTTCGACCACCCGCGCACTGATAGTGGGCTTGAGGCCTTCCTCGACGACTGGGGCGACCGCGAGAGCCCCGCGCTGAAGTAACTCTCTCGTTGCTTTCCGTCGTCGTTCATCCCGAGTATCTGTTTTGAGAATCGCCGCCACAGGCTTTTGATTCTCGGATACCAATTGGCGTCAGCTTGATGACGGACGAACCGGGCGCGATTACCATCTTGCACGTCGATGACGAGCCTGATCTGACTGGACTCGTGACCGACATGCTCGAACGGCACGCGGACATCACCGTCGAGACGGCGACGAGTGCGAGCGAGGGACTCGACCGGCTCTCGCCGGACCGCTTCGACTGTGTCGTCTCCGACTACGCGATGCCGGAGATGGATGGTATCGCGTTCCTCGAGGCGGTCCGGGCGGAGTATCCCGAACTCCCGTTTGTCCTGTTCACGGGCAAGGGCAGCGAGGAGGTCGCCAGCGAGGCGATCACTGCCGGGGCGACCGACTACCTCCAGAAAGGCGGCGGCACCGAGCAGTACGACCTACTCACCAACCGGATCCGCAACGCCGTCTCCCAGTACCGTTCCGAGAGACGGGCGGCGAAACTCGACCGGATCCGCTCGCTTGCTAGCGACGTCAATCAGGTCCTCGTGCGGGCGGATTCTCGGGCCGAAGTCGAGTCCCGCGTCTGTGAACGGTTTGCCGACACCGACCGCTACGCGTTTGCGTGGATCGGGGACGTCGACACCCAGACGAATCGTCTCGAACCACGCGAGACAGCCGGGGAAGCCGAACAATACCTTACGGAAATCACCGTCACGGCCGACGACAGTCCGACCGGGCAGGGGCCTGCTGGGACCGCGGCCCGCGAGCGGCGCGTCGCTGTCACGGAAAACATCGCGTCCGATCCTGACCTCGATCGGTGGGCCGACATTGCGAGTGCCTACGGATTCGGGTCGATCGCGTCCGTCCCGCTGGAACACGGAGAGACACTGTATGGTGTACTCACGCTGTACGCCGAGGAAACCCAGCCCTTCGACGACGACGAGCGGGCACTGCTGGCTGAACTCGGGGCCGACATCGGCCACGCATTGCACTCGTTGGTCGTCGATGACCAGCGCCGCGAGGAACGTGACCGACGTGAAGCGTTGTTCGCGAACGCCCCGACGCCAGTCGTCGCCTCCCGTCCTTTGGGCGAGGGCAACGAACAGTACGTTACAGACGTCAACGAGTCTTTCGAGGACGTCTTTGGGTTCGACCGCGAGACGATCGTCGGCGAAGAAGTGTCGGACGTTCTCGTTCCCGAAGGGCATCACGACGAACACGTCGAGTTTCGAAGACGCACCGCCGAGGGGGAAGCGATCACTGCCACCGTCGAGCGCCGGACGCGCGACGGGGTTCGGGAGTTTATCATGCACGTCATCCCGTTCGGGCTTGGGGATGGTTCCCCGGATGGCAACTACGTCTGGTACACGGACGTCACCGATTGGGGCGAGGACGAGCGTGAACTCCGGGCGTTCCGTCAGGCGGTCGAACACGTTAGTCACGCCGTCTACTGGACGGCCTCCGACGGCACCATCGAGTACGTCAACCCGGCATTCGAGGACCAGACCGGATACGCTGCCACGGAAGCGATCGGCCAGAGCGCGTCGGTACTCGCCTCCGGCGAACACGACGCGGCGTTTTACGCTGACCTCTGGGAAACGATCCTCGACGGTGAGACGTGGGAGGGGGAACTCATCAACGAACGGGCGGACGGAGAGCGCTACGTCGTCGAGCAGACGATTACACCCGTCAGAACCGACGGGGAGATCGAGCGCTTCGTCGCGATCAACGTCGACGTCACTGACCGCAAGAGACGAGAGCGCGAACGCGAACAGGCCAATACAGTTCTCCGGACGATCGTCGAGCATCTGCCGATGGGCGTTCTCGTCGAAGACGCCGACCGCGACGTCCTGATGGTCAACGAGCGATTGCTCTCGCTTTTCGATGCCCCGTATTCGACTGACGCGTTGATCGGCCAGGACTGTACGCTGGCCGCCGAGAATTTCAAGGACTACTTCGCCGATCCCGAGGGGTTCATCGACGGAGTCGATGAGCGGATCGACGCGCGCGATCCCGTCAAAAACGAGCGACTCGAACTCGCCGACGGGCGGGTCCTCGAACG contains the following coding sequences:
- a CDS encoding transketolase: MKHLPGNRAPDGDLDARIEQYRQTATEVRRDIVEMVYAAQSGHPGGSLSAVEFLLWLYNEELNVDPENPTDPDRDRLVYSKGHACPVLYALLARYDFIDCDPNEEFRRLGGELPGHSSPKVPGVEFPSGSLGQGLSYANGQAMGADFDDADYDVYAILGDGETQEGNIWEAAMSAGEKELDVVAIVDRNRKQNDLPVAETMEIDPLAEKFEAFRWDTWEVDGHDFEEIAEAFEEINETDGPRLLIANTVKGNPIDFMEAQPNGYHAGALTDDEFDEALEELGFDPATVEVSTK
- a CDS encoding alanyl-tRNA editing protein, giving the protein MADLLYLPDADDVTEFEATVLEASEDAIVLEGTYFYPEGGGQPADRGTLEWNDGSAAVVDVRKDHGEIHHEIDDVAGDLPANGETVTGHIDEERREAHRRMHTAQHVLSRVVLEEYDATTAGNQIHADFSRIDFEPADFDDEDLEAIEERTNEIIERDLPVTKGERPRERVEANVAEGRSNLDLLPDHVGELRVVEIGDFDMCPCGGTHVDRTGAIGQIEITNRLSKGAAVERIEFELRSG
- a CDS encoding UbiX family flavin prenyltransferase, which gives rise to MERVVVGVTGASGIPIAVRAVEALAEHAAVHTVVTDAAESVMAHESGSPEATITRLREASTELYGESEVGAPVASGSFDTDGMVIVPASMNTVSAVATGRADSLVTRAADVTLKECRRLVVVPRETPLSQIHLENLTKLAELGVDVVPPMLGFYFDPEDPADFVDHVVGKILERFDLDHDCYDRWDPS
- a CDS encoding ferritin-like domain-containing protein, giving the protein MSQDIVDLLEQAYLDEVETAMNYLANAIYLETVLGETVAESLKEDVEEELHHAEELGYRLRFYGEVPPASADLEVNQESLQPPAEGSDVLEVVEGVIEAEEDAVETYEALIDAAEEADDPVTEDLATELLADEQAHLAEFLSYRKEFA
- a CDS encoding aconitase X → MHLTQEEEDLLESDNDAVRKAMELLVKLGDIYGAEEMIEIESAQASGISYKSIGDPGVEFLEGFAEEGAEASVPTFANPAGMDLERWEEMGVDEDFADKQFRIRDALEEMGIVLSFTCTPYLAGNLPRRGQHVAWAESSAVSFVNSVVGAKTNREGGPSALAAAITGRTPKYGLHLEENRQPTYRIDVEADIESQADFAALGSWTGRLVEDGKPYFTGIDAGGTDELKALGAAMAATGAVALHFVEGVTTEMDPPENVETVTFGEGELKAEYEELTTADDPELVVIGCPHCSPEEIQDVAATVEGKDLTSDLWVCTSASVKTWADRNGLTETIEAAGGRVLADTCNVVSPIEELGYESSATDSAKAATYLPGFCNQDVAFNDKETLLAEVTE
- a CDS encoding transketolase family protein; this encodes MSEKISTRNGFGNGLLREAEEREDFIVMDADLAKSTRGGWFRDEYPERWINVGISEQDLFATAAGIAETGRPVFANTFAIFSERGFEQVRQQIARPKRNVTVVGSHAGVITGEDGPSAQTVEDISAYRGLPNLRVISPADAVEANALVTALADDDDPAYLRLVRESVPVIHDAEDYEPTIGEGEILSEGEDVTLMAHGAMVHVVQEAAEVLAEDGIDARVVNMSTIKPLDEELVVESAEQTGAILTAEDHNIYGGLGSAVAEVLAEQRPTPMKRVGIEDEFGTSGNGLDLYDYYGFTGEDIAETAKGLLE
- a CDS encoding UbiD family decarboxylase, which codes for MGLRAFLQAEDQTTLTEPVDPRFELPALAVQAERQPTVFESVDGYPDVRAVANTLGSREMIGRALDVAASDIVDAMGSAMDDPLAVEETAEASFEHVGSDPAIDEHVPIPVFYDEHERQYFASSVVIAEDPETGVTNCSFHRMMFDEGNRLVMRLVERHLHDMYSRTEEGLDVAIVMGVHPAVELAAATSFAPEKSELALANRLLDGDLTTADADGIDVPADAEIVMRATITDERAEEGPFVDLSRTWDRTRQQPVVTVDDLYMRPDPYARIIVPGRTEHAHLMGIPQEPRIYRIVENTVPTVENVVLTPGGCSWLHGVVQIEKRSEGDPKNAGMAALAGHPSMKKVTVVDSDIDAADPAAVEWATATRMQPDEDITVIENAKGSSLDPSQDYDRGTLAKWIVDATVPGDRDRADFAEVTVPGAEEIDLADYQ
- a CDS encoding aconitase X swivel domain-containing protein; this translates as MAPESSDSAAVEETIDAQPITDGTGRGEVIRSPVPISFYGAVEPETGEFIEDGHPLEGENIAGKVLVFPRGKGSTVGSYVLYGLANNGCAPAAIVNEETETIVATGAILGEIPCVDSPDAPLETLEDGETVEVDAETGTIRRV
- the fsa gene encoding fructose-6-phosphate aldolase → MRTYIDSAFVDEVREADELGLVDGVTTNPSLVSSTDREYRDIIDELDEFVEGPISVEVIATDYEGMLEEAREYDTWGDNIAVKLPMTRDGMKALQTLSDEGVQTNITLIFSVNQALIAAKNGATMVSPFIGRLDDNGHDGVGLIEDIREVYDNYDFETDILAASIRNPYHVQEVAKAGADIATLPPDVADSMFDHPRTDSGLEAFLDDWGDRESPALK
- a CDS encoding AEC family transporter; translated protein: MDVLTRLVVMIGLLAVGVGLREVDVLDATRVGWLNSVAFYVVLPALVFDSTHTQPLGEIVSRELLVGVVGVVIAMAAIAVTFHRRIDADGPRAAATVQSYHTNLGYIGLPVVASALGERAAAIGSVVLGIGALVQIPLTVLLLVRITGSGTNVREEAKRLLTNPVLIALLIGLATTQLPFAVTGAPADGVALVAEAALPVALLCVGGSIELESIDFDRSIVGSVLALKLLVMPAVAWLVFAGLGADPWALRTAVVMFGAPAAVSTFVYVTEMGGDRRLASVNVFLTTVASAITLSALLAVVP
- a CDS encoding PAS domain S-box protein: MTDEPGAITILHVDDEPDLTGLVTDMLERHADITVETATSASEGLDRLSPDRFDCVVSDYAMPEMDGIAFLEAVRAEYPELPFVLFTGKGSEEVASEAITAGATDYLQKGGGTEQYDLLTNRIRNAVSQYRSERRAAKLDRIRSLASDVNQVLVRADSRAEVESRVCERFADTDRYAFAWIGDVDTQTNRLEPRETAGEAEQYLTEITVTADDSPTGQGPAGTAARERRVAVTENIASDPDLDRWADIASAYGFGSIASVPLEHGETLYGVLTLYAEETQPFDDDERALLAELGADIGHALHSLVVDDQRREERDRREALFANAPTPVVASRPLGEGNEQYVTDVNESFEDVFGFDRETIVGEEVSDVLVPEGHHDEHVEFRRRTAEGEAITATVERRTRDGVREFIMHVIPFGLGDGSPDGNYVWYTDVTDWGEDERELRAFRQAVEHVSHAVYWTASDGTIEYVNPAFEDQTGYAATEAIGQSASVLASGEHDAAFYADLWETILDGETWEGELINERADGERYVVEQTITPVRTDGEIERFVAINVDVTDRKRREREREQANTVLRTIVEHLPMGVLVEDADRDVLMVNERLLSLFDAPYSTDALIGQDCTLAAENFKDYFADPEGFIDGVDERIDARDPVKNERLELADGRVLERDYVPYTLPDGEANLWLYRDVTERTRNERRLRQQNERLDQFTSVVSHDLRNPLNVATSRLELAADECDSVHLEHASAAIERSLSLIDDLRTLTVEGTAAIETEPVGLAQAAADSWQTVMTADATLSVETDRTIDTDPGRVRQLLENLFGNAVAHAGEDVAVTVGALEDGFYVEDDGPGIPQESRETVFEPGHSTAEDGTGFGLAIVKAIADTHDWRVRVTEGAGGGARFEFTDVDVIEE